In Uranotaenia lowii strain MFRU-FL chromosome 2, ASM2978415v1, whole genome shotgun sequence, one genomic interval encodes:
- the LOC129743576 gene encoding uncharacterized protein LOC129743576, with protein MPFNCSRDCVGIRYRINALHQTWKWLHQTIALHEYLISMSGSDTDNFSRASAVVHRKAL; from the coding sequence ATGCCCTTTAACTGCAGTCGCGACTGTGTTGGTATTCGATACCGCATCAACGCCCTGCACCAGACCTGGAAGTGGTTGCACCAGACCATCGCCCTGCACGAGTATCTGATCTCTATGAGCGGTTCCGATACGGACAATTTCAGCCGCGCCAGTGCCGTTGTCCATCGAAAGGCACTGTAA